From the genome of Streptomyces sp. V2I9:
GCTCCCCGCCGCTGCCGCACCGGCGCGCGGGCGGGGGCGGGCGCTCAGGGCCGCGCTCCGGGACGCGGTCCGCTCCGGCCGCCTGGCGGCCGGCACCCGACTGCCCGCCAGCCGTGAACTCGCCGCCGATCTGGGGGTGTCGCGCGGGCTGGTCACCGAGGCGTACGAGCAGCTGACCGCCGAGGGGTACCTGCGCAGCGGGCGCGGGGCGGGCACCTGGGTGAGCGAGGGGGTACGCGCGGCGGAGCGGCCCGTGCGCGACCGTGCGCCGCGCACGGCGGGCGCGCGGTACGACTTCCGGCCCGGCACCCCCGACCTGTCCCTCTTCCCGCGCGGCGCGTGGAACGCCGCGCAGCGGTCGGTGCTCGGCCGCATGCCGCACGGAGCGCTGGGCTACCCCGACCCGCGCGGACTGCCGGAGCTGCGCGAAGCGCTGGCAGATCTGCTCGCCCGGCGTCGGGGCGTGGTGGCCGATCCGGAGCGTGTGGTGGTCTGCTCGGGGGTGGCGCAGGCGACGACGCTGCTCGGCTTCGTGCTCCGGGACGAGGGCGTGGTCGCGGTCGGGGTGGAGGATCCGGGCAGCCCGGAGCATGCGGCGCTGTTCGCGGCGACCGGTCTGGACGCGGTCCCGCTCCCCCTCGACGACGAGGGTCTCGCCCTCGCACCCCTGGAGCGCTCCGGCGTGGGGGCGGTGGTGACCACGCCCGCGCACCAGTTCCCCACCGGAATCGGCTACTCCGCGCGGCGTCGCGGTGAGCTGCTGGACTGGGCGCGGCGGGCGGACGCCGTGATCATGGAGGACGACTACGACGGGGACTTCCGGTACGACCGGGAACCGGTGGGAGCCCTCCAGGGGCTGGATCCCGAGCGGGTCGTGTACACCGGTTCGGTGAGCAAGTCGCTGGCACCCGGTCTGCGGCTCGGCTGGCTGGTCGCCCCTGCCGCGCTCACCGAGCGCGTCGTCGCCCGCAAACGGACCATGGACCTCGGCAACCCGGTGCTCGACCAGGCGGTTCTGGCCGATCTCGTCGCGCGCGGCGGCTACGACCGGCAGTTGCGGCGCTGTCAGCGGGCCTACCGGGAGCGTCGGGACGCGATGGTGGCCGCGCTCGACGAGCACTTCCCCGGCACAGCGGTCAGCGGTATCGCGGCGGGGCTGCACGTCATCGCCCGGCTGCCCGCGCGGTACGGCCCCGAAGACGTCTTCCTGGAGCGGGCGGCCTCGGCGGGCATCGCGCTGCGGCCGCTGCGCGACTGCGGAACGGCCGGCGCGGAGGACGGCACGCTGCCGCTCGTCCTGGGATACGCCCATCTCGCCCCCGCCGCCATCGCGCGGGGAGTCGCCGCGCTGGCGGCGGCGGTGCGCTCCGGCCGGTCCGGCCCCGGCCGGCCGGACGGGCCCTGACGACGGGCGCCGTTCACCCGAGGTTGGGGCTCCGGCCTCCGCGGGACGCTAGGCATGGGCCGAGACCGGCGCCGGTCCCCGGGTCCTCCCGCGGACGGCGCTCCGCCCGACCTTCTCCCTGGAGGCGCTTCGATGTCCTACCGTCCGCACCGCCCGCGTGTCCCCTCGCCCGGCCGCCGTGCCGTCCTGCGCGGCTCGCTGATCGCCCCGGCGGCCATGGCCCTCACCCCCGCGACCGCCGCGGCGGCCCCCGCGCTGCACCTGGCGGGGCGTCCCGAGGCGTCCTGGGGTGTGCAGGTGGGCGGTGTCACCTCGTCGTCGGCGCTGCTGTGGGTGCGCTCGGACCGGCCGGCGCGGATGCTGGTGGAGACCTCGGCGACGGAGTCGTTCCGGCGGGTGCGCCGGTGGCACGGGCCCGCGCTCGGCCCCGGCACGGACTTCACCGGCACCACCCCGCTGTACGGCCTGCCGCCGGGCGAGCAGGTGCACTACCGCGTGACGCTCGCCGATCCCGCCGATCCGCGCCGGACGGGCAAACCGGTGTACGGAACGTTCCGCACGGCTCCGGCCCGCCGCCGCTCCGGGGTGCGGTTCCTGTGGTCGGGCGACATCGCCGGGCAGGGCTGGGGCATCAACCCGGATACCGGCGGCTACCGGGTGTACGAGGAGATGCGCCGCCTGGACCCGGACTTCTTCCTGTGCAGCGGTGACAGCATCTACGCGGACGGTCCGCTGCAGGAGAGCGTCACCCTGCCGGACGGCCGAATCTGGCGCAACGTGATGACCGAGGAGAAGGCGAAGGTCGCCGAAACGCTGGACGAGTACCGGGGCAACTTCCGCTACAACCTGCTCGACCACAACGTCCGCCGCTTCAACGCGCAGGTGCCCTCCGTCGTGCAGTGGGACGACCACGAGGTACGCAACAACTGGTATCCGGGGCAGATCCTGGAGGATGCCCGCTACACCGAGAAGAACGTGGACATCCTCGCGGCGCGGTCGGCGCGCGCCTTCCACGAGTACGTGCCGCTCGCGCCCTCGTACGGTTCCGGGCGGCGTTCGCGCATGTACCGGGTGGTCCGTCACGGGCCGCTGCTCGACGTGTTCGTGCTCGACATGCGCTCGTACCGCAACGCCAACTCCCCCGGCCGCCAGGCGGACGACACGACGGGCATTCTGGGGGCCGAGCAGGCGCGGTGGCTGAAGCGGGAGCTCGCCGCCTCCCGGGCGGAGTGGAAGGTGATCGCCGCCGACATGCCGCTCGGGCTCGTGGTCCCGGACGGGGCGACGGACTTCGAGGCGGTCGCGCAGGGCGATCCCGGCGCGCCGCTGGGGCGGGAGCTCCAGATCGCCGAACTGCTCCGGTTCATCAAGCACCGCAGGATCACCGGCACCGTGTGGCTGACGGCCGATGTGCACTACACCTCGGCCCAGCACTACGCGCCGGAGCGGGCCGCGTTCAAG
Proteins encoded in this window:
- a CDS encoding alkaline phosphatase — its product is MSYRPHRPRVPSPGRRAVLRGSLIAPAAMALTPATAAAAPALHLAGRPEASWGVQVGGVTSSSALLWVRSDRPARMLVETSATESFRRVRRWHGPALGPGTDFTGTTPLYGLPPGEQVHYRVTLADPADPRRTGKPVYGTFRTAPARRRSGVRFLWSGDIAGQGWGINPDTGGYRVYEEMRRLDPDFFLCSGDSIYADGPLQESVTLPDGRIWRNVMTEEKAKVAETLDEYRGNFRYNLLDHNVRRFNAQVPSVVQWDDHEVRNNWYPGQILEDARYTEKNVDILAARSARAFHEYVPLAPSYGSGRRSRMYRVVRHGPLLDVFVLDMRSYRNANSPGRQADDTTGILGAEQARWLKRELAASRAEWKVIAADMPLGLVVPDGATDFEAVAQGDPGAPLGRELQIAELLRFIKHRRITGTVWLTADVHYTSAQHYAPERAAFKDFAPFWEFVSGPLAAGGFPANALDGTFGPDRVFVRAPDRANVSPMESPQYFGEVEIDGDSAELTVRLRAEGGSVLFTRVLRPGLVGQ
- a CDS encoding PLP-dependent aminotransferase family protein — translated: MTSSGTNPPRPPAERLSPAWELLLPAAAAPARGRGRALRAALRDAVRSGRLAAGTRLPASRELAADLGVSRGLVTEAYEQLTAEGYLRSGRGAGTWVSEGVRAAERPVRDRAPRTAGARYDFRPGTPDLSLFPRGAWNAAQRSVLGRMPHGALGYPDPRGLPELREALADLLARRRGVVADPERVVVCSGVAQATTLLGFVLRDEGVVAVGVEDPGSPEHAALFAATGLDAVPLPLDDEGLALAPLERSGVGAVVTTPAHQFPTGIGYSARRRGELLDWARRADAVIMEDDYDGDFRYDREPVGALQGLDPERVVYTGSVSKSLAPGLRLGWLVAPAALTERVVARKRTMDLGNPVLDQAVLADLVARGGYDRQLRRCQRAYRERRDAMVAALDEHFPGTAVSGIAAGLHVIARLPARYGPEDVFLERAASAGIALRPLRDCGTAGAEDGTLPLVLGYAHLAPAAIARGVAALAAAVRSGRSGPGRPDGP